AAACGGGGCACCGACCGGTACGTGGCTTGCATGGAGTCGCCAAAGGCTACCACCGTCACGGGTCCGCCTGCGTTTTCGGCTGCCGCGCGAAACCGGGTCCAACGCTCCACGTTCAGCGAGGACCAGTCTTCCTGACCCGCGCAGGACAACAGCCCCGCCCCAACCCATGCGACCCATGCACCGGCCCGACGCCACACGGCTTCACCGTACGAGGGCACGACCGCCCGGGTCAACCTGTACCCATACCCGCTCGATGCATCCCAGAGGCACGGAGGGGAAACCACAGGAACTCAGAGGACACAGAACCTTGACACACAGGCGGGGTACAACAGAGGGCAGACGCCAGGCAGACCGCGCGGGAGGTTCGCCTTGAGCGGTTTTTGATGTGCCGGCCCGGGTTGGGAAATGCCACGGAGGTTTCCAGGTTTGTGTCCGGGGCTTCCTGCGGACCGCGAGGGACGGGGTCCCCTTCCGCCTGTTGGATGTTGCCGGGCGCGTCGCGATTCGATGCGGGCCGCGGGAGGGGCAACGGTTCTCGGTTCTGGCGTCTGCCAGCGTTGTTGGGCAAGGGGCGGGCCGACGGTACGGACATGTGGCGGCCGGCTCGGCGGTCGTTGGGGAGGGTCGGTCAGCCTGCCGGATTTCGAGCCGCGACGCACTGCCCACCGCCGACAGGGCCGTGCGGCGGGCGCATCTGCGGGATCACTCGACCTGCAACCAAAAGAACCTGCCGGGAGCTGTGTCGACGGGTAGTCGAATTCGCTGGAAGGCGCCATCTTGTCGGACGGGCAGGTCGATTCGTCGGCCGGGTCCGGCCGGCCGGGTTGCCCCGTACAACCGGACATTGGTTGCCGTTTCGGGCCAGCTCACCTCCCATGCGGTTGCGTCCCGTTTCAGGTGAAGTCGCAAGGGCATTGCGTTGGAGAAGGTCACGTTGTCAAAGGCCGCACTGCAGAAGTGGGCCCGCACGCCGATCTGCCCACGGAGAAAGGTTCCATCCCGAACCACGAGACGCGGGCTCAACAGGTTGTTTACGTACACGCGGATTTCGGGCCCTTCCATGGTGATGCGCATCCGATACCATGTTCCGGTGGTCACGGGCATGGGCCGGTTGGTGAGCAGGGTCCATTGGTTGCTCATCCGGCCCAGCAGGACAAAACCGGCAGTATCGAGGCCCGCGTAGTAACCGAAGGCATGGTCCGGGCCTTCGTAGTCCGGGTTGGTGACCCGGAACATCAAGCCGGCGTTGCCGGGCGTGTTGAGGAGGATGTCGGCTTCGAGGACGCCGTCCCGCCAGAAGGCGTCTCCGGTGAGTGCTTTGCCGGAGGTGCCATCGTTCTCGAGCACGTAGCGTCCGTCGCGAACCACGGCCCGGCCGCCGTAACGGGTCCAGCCCATGTCCGTGCCGTCCTCGAACGTGGCCTGCCACGGGTTCGGCCATTGCGGTCGGGCCTGCAGGGTGCCGAACCGGATGCGCACGCCGTTGGTGACGACCATCACGGCCACTTCGTTGCTGCGGGTTTGGTAGACCGCGGGCCAGGTGTGGGCAAAGCCGAGTTCCCATGCCGGTGGCTCGATCCGCTGCCAGGTCCGACCGTAATCCTCACTGTAGGACACCTCGTTTTCGCAGGATGTGATCAGGACCAGCCCGTTGTTGAGGCTGGTTACGAACGGCCCGCAATGGTGTCCCGGGATACGGGTGCCGAGGCCGTCCGACCATGTGGTGCCATCCGGTGAGGTTTTGCAGTACACGTCCGCTCGGCCGAGGTTCACGATCTCGTAGACCAGCAGATACTCGCCGTTGCCCATGCGGGTCATTTGGGACATGCCGGGGCGCAGGTTGCTGTCCCGGGGTGGGGTGACCACCCATTGCTCGGGTCCCCAGCTGCGGCCCTCGTCGGTGGAAACCCGCAGCGAGATCAACTGGCTGTAGCCGGGATGCTTTTCGTTGGAGTAGGTGACCACCAGGCGGCCGTCGTCGAGCAGTTGGAAATCGGGCTCCCACAGGCCGCGACCCTGCTGCGCCGGTTCGCCTTCGCTGGTGTCGATGATGCTGCGCCATGTCCAGGTCCGTCCTCCGTCGGTGCTGACGTAGACCGGCAACCGATACGATTGACCGGGCACAAGCGAACGCATGGTGAGAAGCAGATCCCCTCCGGGCAGCACCACCAGCTCTCCGTTGTCGAGGGTCCGACCCGGCTCGCGAACCTCGGCCAGAGTTGTCCAGGATCGTCCGTGATCCGTGCTTGCGGAAATGCGGAGGTAACTGTTGGTGCCGGGCGGGTACTGGGTGGTGACACCGATCCAACGTCCCTGGTGATCCTGCACCATGCGCCCCCAACCGCCACCCACATAAACCGTCGGCCCCCAGAGGATCGGGCCGGCGGGACCGGCCCGGACCGATACGGCAGCAATCCACACCCCCAGTGCCCAGAAGACCGTGCGTCTGTGAACCCGACGCGAGTGCGCTATTCCTTCCACGGATCTCAAGGTTGAACCCCGGTGCCCACGTGGGCAAGCCAACAGGCCTGCCGGCAGCTGCGACATAGGTCAGCGCGGATCCACCGGGAGTCCCGCGGAACTTCCTGGCGGTGGAATCGACCGCGGATTTGCCATCTCACCGCCGCCGGATCGGGGTCGGAGCCGAACCGGGGTCGGAGCTGTCGTGACAGGTTCCTGCATCCGGGTCCGATGTTGACTTTCCCTGGCGGGCCGTGGGGAAGGTCGTTGAGACTGACCGGGCTGCACGGTCGCGTTTCGGGCTGGGGCTTTGTGCCGGTGGGCCGCGTCCCTGCTTCGGAAGCGGGGAGTGCAAGTGGAGCCCGGGGTGGCATCCCAAGTTGGAATTCTGTCCGAAGCCGCAGGCTTTCCAGGCGTGCCGGTTCGAGGGGCGTTGGAACGGGGCGATTCGCGAGTGAACAGTGCCGGCCCCGGCCCGATCCTACAACCGCGGTTTTCGTGGAGAACCGGCGGTGTCTCAAGAGAGGTGGAGAGGACGATGCCCGTGGCCGGCTGCGTGGCTCGGGTGATGCCGGCGGCCGATGAATGGCCGGTTGCAGGTCAGGGGACGGCCGCCCGGACACTTTCGGCAATTTGCAAAAAGGCGCGGGCCGCGGGGTGTTCGGGGTGACTCACCACCACCGGGACACCGCGGTCGCCGCCCTCGCGAATTTCCGGGTAGATCGGGATTTCGCCCAGGAACGGCAACTGCTGGCGTTCGGCTTCGGCCCGACCGCCGCCGTGGCCAAAGATCTCGATCCGCTGGCCGTCCGAGGTTTGGAACCAGCTCATGTTCTCGATGATCCCCACGATGGGAACGTGGACCTTTTGGAACATCGCGATTCCCTTGCGCACCACGCCCACGGAGGCCGCTTGCGGCGTGGTCACGATAACCCCGCCGTCCAGCGGGACCGTCTGACAAAGCGACAGTTGCGCGTCACCGGTGCCGGGCGGCAGATCCACCAACAGGTAGTCCAGCTCACCCCATTCCACCACCGTCAGGAATTGCTGGATGGCTTTCTGGATCATGGGTCCGCGCCAGATCACCGGCTGATCATCGTCCAGCAGGAAGCCGATGCTCATCAATTTGACGCCGTGTCCGACCGGCGGCACCAGGGTTTCGCGTTCGGTCACGGCCGGGCGTTCGTGCACCCCCATCATCAGGGGGATCGTGGGTCCGTAAATATCGCAGTCCAGCAACCCCACGCGCGCTCCGAGCCTTTGGAGTGCGCAGGCCAGGTTGGCGGCCACGGTGGATTTGCCCACGCCGCCCTTGCCGCTGGCCACCGCGAGCACGCGCCGGACGCCGGGCACGCGACTCTGATGGGCCCATGGGTCCGGTCCTGCCGTCACCGTGCCGGCCGCCGGCTGGATCAATTCCACCACCACCTCGCGCACGCCGGGGAGGGATTCCAACAACGCCTGGCTGTCTTCGCGGATCTTGCGGCCCGCTTCCACGTTTGGTGAGTTGAGGTGCAACACCACGTGCACGCGGTCACCTTCAACCTGAATCTCACGAACCAGGCCAAAAGAGACAATGTCCCGGCTGTAACCGGGGTATTTCACGCTGCGCAGCGCGTTTCGAATGTCGTCCGGTGAAAGCGGATTCATCGTGCCCGCTCAACTTGCCAAGGTTTGGGCCGATGGCAAGAACGGGGGCTTTGATGCCCGGCTCACCGGGCAATCCCGATCGCGCGGCCGGTCACCGGTGGCGCCTTCACGCGCCGGGTGCGGTCAACGACTGGCCGTTGTGCGACGGCCCCAGTTTCAGGAGAAAAGGCACCGCACTGCGGGCCCAGGTCTCCGGCGGGGGATAGGCGGCTGCCGAGGAGCCGAAACAGGATTCCAACATGTCGGTGTGGATGATGCCCGGGTTCAGCGCCACGGCCGCCAATCCGCGCGGCAGTTCCTCGGCCAGCGCCCTGGTGAGTCCCTCGATGGCCCACTTGGTGGCACAATAGGGT
The nucleotide sequence above comes from Limisphaera ngatamarikiensis. Encoded proteins:
- a CDS encoding exo-alpha-sialidase, producing the protein MVQDHQGRWIGVTTQYPPGTNSYLRISASTDHGRSWTTLAEVREPGRTLDNGELVVLPGGDLLLTMRSLVPGQSYRLPVYVSTDGGRTWTWRSIIDTSEGEPAQQGRGLWEPDFQLLDDGRLVVTYSNEKHPGYSQLISLRVSTDEGRSWGPEQWVVTPPRDSNLRPGMSQMTRMGNGEYLLVYEIVNLGRADVYCKTSPDGTTWSDGLGTRIPGHHCGPFVTSLNNGLVLITSCENEVSYSEDYGRTWQRIEPPAWELGFAHTWPAVYQTRSNEVAVMVVTNGVRIRFGTLQARPQWPNPWQATFEDGTDMGWTRYGGRAVVRDGRYVLENDGTSGKALTGDAFWRDGVLEADILLNTPGNAGLMFRVTNPDYEGPDHAFGYYAGLDTAGFVLLGRMSNQWTLLTNRPMPVTTGTWYRMRITMEGPEIRVYVNNLLSPRLVVRDGTFLRGQIGVRAHFCSAAFDNVTFSNAMPLRLHLKRDATAWEVSWPETATNVRLYGATRPAGPGRRIDLPVRQDGAFQRIRLPVDTAPGRFFWLQVE
- a CDS encoding Mrp/NBP35 family ATP-binding protein, translating into MNPLSPDDIRNALRSVKYPGYSRDIVSFGLVREIQVEGDRVHVVLHLNSPNVEAGRKIREDSQALLESLPGVREVVVELIQPAAGTVTAGPDPWAHQSRVPGVRRVLAVASGKGGVGKSTVAANLACALQRLGARVGLLDCDIYGPTIPLMMGVHERPAVTERETLVPPVGHGVKLMSIGFLLDDDQPVIWRGPMIQKAIQQFLTVVEWGELDYLLVDLPPGTGDAQLSLCQTVPLDGGVIVTTPQAASVGVVRKGIAMFQKVHVPIVGIIENMSWFQTSDGQRIEIFGHGGGRAEAERQQLPFLGEIPIYPEIREGGDRGVPVVVSHPEHPAARAFLQIAESVRAAVP